A DNA window from Drosophila biarmipes strain raj3 chromosome 2R, RU_DBia_V1.1, whole genome shotgun sequence contains the following coding sequences:
- the LOC108036388 gene encoding protein Shroom isoform X4 produces the protein MAQWFQWLNFRSNSKASYLPRQSLEKLNNTDPDHGIYKLTLTSNEDLVAHTKPSYGVTSCGKLPNNLPDVLPLGVKLQQQPGKLQPGSPNGDANVTLRYGSNNNLAGNSPGGGGATPPYYASGQRYSTPALGHGYGKSPKAVTPQQYTRSQSYDVKHTSAVTMPLMSQSHVDLKQAAHDLETTLEEVLPTATPTLTPTPTPPRLSPASSHSDCSLSTSSLECTINPIATPVPKPEAHLFRAEVISTTLNTNQMPPTTPPKPAMNRQDSLRENIEKITQLQSQLMSAHLCETGLLGGFTSPSSLITSPTASFVNEPLMTPPLPPSPPPLEDDEEEAEKIGSPEPEIKELQLMQRSELVLMVNPKPSTTDMACQTDELEDRDTDLEAAREEHPTRTTLQPRQRQPIELDYEQMSRELVKLLPPGDKIADILTPKICKPTSQYVSNLYNPDVPLRLAKRDVGTSTLMRMKSSPSSAEIRVVSVELQLGEPSEEPTNLIKQKMDELIKHLNQKIGSLKREQQTISEECSTNDKLGQDLFAKLAEKVRPSEASKFRTYVDDVGHITSLLLSLSERLAQTECSLETRQQEKGALESKRDRLYEQLEEAQRLKADIDRRGTSIAGLLGKNLSADMCADYDYFINMKAKLIADARDLAERIKGSEEQLSSLSDALVQSDC, from the exons ATCGAATTCGAAGGCCTCGTATTTGCCGCGCCAGAGCCTGGAGAAGCTGAACAACACAGATCCCGACCATGGCATCTACAAGCTCACCCTGACCTCCAACGAGGACCTGGTGGCCCACACGAAGCCCAGCTACGGCGTGACGAGCTGCGGCAAGTTGCCCAACAATCTGCCGGATGTCCTGCCGCTGGGCGTTAagctccagcagcagccggGAAAACTGCAGCCAGGCTCCCCGAATGGCGATGCCAATGTGACCCTGCGCTATGGCTCCAACAACAATCTGGCCGGCAACAGCCCAGGGGGTGgtggtgccacgcccccctaCTACGCCAGTGGGCAGCGGTACTCCACTCCGGCTCTGGGCCACGGATACGGCAAGAGCCCCAAGGCCGTGACCCCGCAGCAATACACCAGATCTCAGTCGTACGATGTGAAGCACACCAGTGCGGTGACCATGCCACTCATGTCCCAGTCCCACGTGGATCTCAAGCAGGCCGCCCACGACCTGGAGACGACGCTGGAGGAGGTGCTGcccactgccacgcccacactgACGCCAACGCCCACGCCGCCACGCCTCTCGCCGGCCTCATCGCACTCGGACTGCAGCCTGAGCACCAGCTCCCTGGAGTGCACCATTAATCCCATAGCGACACCGGTTCCTAAGCCCGAGGCGCACCTCTTCCGCGCCGAGGTGATCAGCACCACCCTGAACACGAACCAGATGCCTCCGACCACACCACCCAAGCCCGCGATGAACCGCCAAGATTCTCTGCGGGAGAACATCGAGAAGATCACCCAGCTGCAGTCGCAGCTCATGTCGGCGCATCTCTGTGAAACGGGTCTACTAGGTGGCTTCACCAGTCCCAGTTCCCTGATAACCAGTCCTACTGCCAGTTTTGTGAATGAACCACTGATGACGCCACCGCTGCCGCCCAGCCCGCCGCCTCTGGaagacgacgaggaggaggcagAGAAGATTGGGTCTCCCGAGCCCGAGATCAAGGAACTGCAGCTGATGCAGCGCAGCGAACTGGTCCTGATGGTCAACCCCAAGCCCAGCACCACGGACATGGCCTGCCAAACGGACGAACTGGAGGACAGGGACACGGACCTCGAAGCGGCTCGCGAGGAGCATCCGACCAGGACCACCCTGCAGCCACGCCAGCGACAGCCCATCGAACTGGACTACGAGCAGATGAGCCGGGAGCTGGTGAAGCTCCTGCCGCCAGGTGATAAGATCGCCGACATCCTGACACCAAAGATCTGCAAGCCCACCTCGCAGTACGTGAGCAATCTGTACAATCCGGATGTGCCCCTGCGCCTGGCCAAGCGGGATGTGGGCACCTCGACGCTGATGCGGATGAAGTCCAGCCCCTCGTCCGCCGAGATCCGAGTGGTCAGTGTGGAGCTCCAGCTGGGCGAGCCGAGCGAGGAGCCAACGAATTTAATCAAGCAAAAGATG GATGAGCTCATCAAGCATTTGAACCAAAAAATTGGCTCCCTGAAGCGTGAGCAGCAGACAATCAGCGAGGAATGCTCGACCAATGACAAGCTGGGCCAGGACCTCTTCGCCAAGCTGGCGGAGAAGGTGCGTCCCAGCGAAGCCTCCAAGTTCCGCACCTACGTCGACGACGTGGGTCACATCACCAGCTTGCTCCTCTCGCTCTCCGAGCGTCTGGCCCAAACGGAGTGCAGCCTGGAAACGCGCCAGCAGGAAAAG GGAGCGCTGGAATCGAAGCGGGATCGGCTGTACgagcagctggaggaggcGCAGCGCCTCAAGGCGGATATAGACCGACGTGGCACCAGCATCGCCGGATTGCTGGGCAAAAACCTCAGTGCGGACATGTGTGCCGACTACGACTACTTCATCAACATGAAGGCCAAACTGATCGCCGATGCTCGCGACCTGGCCGAAAGGATCAAGGGCAGCGAGGAGCAGCTTAGTTCCCTCAGCGATGCGCTAGTCCAAAGCGATTGTTAA
- the LOC108036388 gene encoding protein Shroom isoform X3, with protein sequence MVFGGKFRIRRSNSKASYLPRQSLEKLNNTDPDHGIYKLTLTSNEDLVAHTKPSYGVTSCGKLPNNLPDVLPLGVKLQQQPGKLQPGSPNGDANVTLRYGSNNNLAGNSPGGGGATPPYYASGQRYSTPALGHGYGKSPKAVTPQQYTRSQSYDVKHTSAVTMPLMSQSHVDLKQAAHDLETTLEEVLPTATPTLTPTPTPPRLSPASSHSDCSLSTSSLECTINPIATPVPKPEAHLFRAEVISTTLNTNQMPPTTPPKPAMNRQDSLRENIEKITQLQSQLMSAHLCETGLLGGFTSPSSLITSPTASFVNEPLMTPPLPPSPPPLEDDEEEAEKIGSPEPEIKELQLMQRSELVLMVNPKPSTTDMACQTDELEDRDTDLEAAREEHPTRTTLQPRQRQPIELDYEQMSRELVKLLPPGDKIADILTPKICKPTSQYVSNLYNPDVPLRLAKRDVGTSTLMRMKSSPSSAEIRVVSVELQLGEPSEEPTNLIKQKMDELIKHLNQKIGSLKREQQTISEECSTNDKLGQDLFAKLAEKVRPSEASKFRTYVDDVGHITSLLLSLSERLAQTECSLETRQQEKGALESKRDRLYEQLEEAQRLKADIDRRGTSIAGLLGKNLSADMCADYDYFINMKAKLIADARDLAERIKGSEEQLSSLSDALVQSDC encoded by the exons ATCGAATTCGAAGGCCTCGTATTTGCCGCGCCAGAGCCTGGAGAAGCTGAACAACACAGATCCCGACCATGGCATCTACAAGCTCACCCTGACCTCCAACGAGGACCTGGTGGCCCACACGAAGCCCAGCTACGGCGTGACGAGCTGCGGCAAGTTGCCCAACAATCTGCCGGATGTCCTGCCGCTGGGCGTTAagctccagcagcagccggGAAAACTGCAGCCAGGCTCCCCGAATGGCGATGCCAATGTGACCCTGCGCTATGGCTCCAACAACAATCTGGCCGGCAACAGCCCAGGGGGTGgtggtgccacgcccccctaCTACGCCAGTGGGCAGCGGTACTCCACTCCGGCTCTGGGCCACGGATACGGCAAGAGCCCCAAGGCCGTGACCCCGCAGCAATACACCAGATCTCAGTCGTACGATGTGAAGCACACCAGTGCGGTGACCATGCCACTCATGTCCCAGTCCCACGTGGATCTCAAGCAGGCCGCCCACGACCTGGAGACGACGCTGGAGGAGGTGCTGcccactgccacgcccacactgACGCCAACGCCCACGCCGCCACGCCTCTCGCCGGCCTCATCGCACTCGGACTGCAGCCTGAGCACCAGCTCCCTGGAGTGCACCATTAATCCCATAGCGACACCGGTTCCTAAGCCCGAGGCGCACCTCTTCCGCGCCGAGGTGATCAGCACCACCCTGAACACGAACCAGATGCCTCCGACCACACCACCCAAGCCCGCGATGAACCGCCAAGATTCTCTGCGGGAGAACATCGAGAAGATCACCCAGCTGCAGTCGCAGCTCATGTCGGCGCATCTCTGTGAAACGGGTCTACTAGGTGGCTTCACCAGTCCCAGTTCCCTGATAACCAGTCCTACTGCCAGTTTTGTGAATGAACCACTGATGACGCCACCGCTGCCGCCCAGCCCGCCGCCTCTGGaagacgacgaggaggaggcagAGAAGATTGGGTCTCCCGAGCCCGAGATCAAGGAACTGCAGCTGATGCAGCGCAGCGAACTGGTCCTGATGGTCAACCCCAAGCCCAGCACCACGGACATGGCCTGCCAAACGGACGAACTGGAGGACAGGGACACGGACCTCGAAGCGGCTCGCGAGGAGCATCCGACCAGGACCACCCTGCAGCCACGCCAGCGACAGCCCATCGAACTGGACTACGAGCAGATGAGCCGGGAGCTGGTGAAGCTCCTGCCGCCAGGTGATAAGATCGCCGACATCCTGACACCAAAGATCTGCAAGCCCACCTCGCAGTACGTGAGCAATCTGTACAATCCGGATGTGCCCCTGCGCCTGGCCAAGCGGGATGTGGGCACCTCGACGCTGATGCGGATGAAGTCCAGCCCCTCGTCCGCCGAGATCCGAGTGGTCAGTGTGGAGCTCCAGCTGGGCGAGCCGAGCGAGGAGCCAACGAATTTAATCAAGCAAAAGATG GATGAGCTCATCAAGCATTTGAACCAAAAAATTGGCTCCCTGAAGCGTGAGCAGCAGACAATCAGCGAGGAATGCTCGACCAATGACAAGCTGGGCCAGGACCTCTTCGCCAAGCTGGCGGAGAAGGTGCGTCCCAGCGAAGCCTCCAAGTTCCGCACCTACGTCGACGACGTGGGTCACATCACCAGCTTGCTCCTCTCGCTCTCCGAGCGTCTGGCCCAAACGGAGTGCAGCCTGGAAACGCGCCAGCAGGAAAAG GGAGCGCTGGAATCGAAGCGGGATCGGCTGTACgagcagctggaggaggcGCAGCGCCTCAAGGCGGATATAGACCGACGTGGCACCAGCATCGCCGGATTGCTGGGCAAAAACCTCAGTGCGGACATGTGTGCCGACTACGACTACTTCATCAACATGAAGGCCAAACTGATCGCCGATGCTCGCGACCTGGCCGAAAGGATCAAGGGCAGCGAGGAGCAGCTTAGTTCCCTCAGCGATGCGCTAGTCCAAAGCGATTGTTAA